Below is a genomic region from Medicago truncatula cultivar Jemalong A17 chromosome 3, MtrunA17r5.0-ANR, whole genome shotgun sequence.
cataaatataaataatattgacgattgaGAGAGTGgtcattagtcaattacatacgaaatatatacaaaaagagCACTATCAGTGTTATACATCAATGCtacactatatccaaaaggaacttgttagtgctatactatatcgatccaaaaaagaagcactatatccaaaaaagaacacatcagtacTAAGAGTTAACACTAACAAGTAACTAACGTTTACATCTCCTCTCCTCCATTCCCATCATCAAGATACAAATCATCTTCCAAATCCGGTTCATCCAAAGACAACTCTGCTAACTCAATTCCAAAACCATCAAGCGGTTCATGCACATCTCCACTAATGTCCCAAATTCTTGATTGTCCTTTCTTATATCCATCTTCTTTCCTTGACAAGAGTTGAAGATTAGTATGCACATAAACCAAATCTTCTACCCTTTTTGGAtccattttgtttattttcaaagAATGGATAAAAGAAAAAGTACTCCAATTTCTCTCACAACATGAGGAAGAACAAGGTTGCACAAGAagctttaaaccctaatttctcgaCGGTGGCCAAAGTGGACGGCGAccactttggaagaaaaagttgaaaccctaatttcttagaaagggaaagatgcaattgtttgtgtggtgtgggtcgtactggcaccaaagaaagataaaggaaatgtatatatattatagtaatataatgtttttactcttgttttttacaaaaaaaaaaaaaaaaaaaacagaaatcaaaaaaatataaaaaatacaagtatccgtgcgtatcgggacgtatcggaaagtatcggataattatttttttaaaaaataaaatttaatatttggatactctccggatacgtatcgggcaggtatcggtgcaggaaacgcaggggatacggtacgtcatccattttgaagtatcggggcttcacagATGCCTATCCTTTCACACTAAGCACCATCTAATTCTAAACCATAGTCActccttcattttcttcttataaGTGTAGGGCCTGCAAGTCACTTCTCTGGTCTCCAACATTTTGCGACACACATTTTGACGGAAATACTCTCctttatcaaaatcaataaaaagaaACACCGTATAAAGAATATGAAGAGATTCATTGATTATCCTCTCCCTCCCAACCGCCTGTTGTCGTCGTCCAAGCCAGTCGCCACCACACCTCCGCCGTGGACTCTGACGAGTGACGACAGCCTCTGTCTCCACTCTAACCACGCCAACACCGAGTGAGCTCAATTTGTTCTTACTGCAACCTCTCCACTGAGTGAACTAAGAAATAGTGTTGTTGAGTCTCTTTCCAATTTTGATGAAGATCCGTTACACTGATAGATTATCTGATGTAGTTAATACTCCTTCATTCTGATATATGCAGAATAGACTAATTCGTATTCGTGCATCAAACGGGCATATGACTTGATCTTTTTGTAGAACGAGTGTTGAGCAACTCATTCGGATCCTGGATTATGTTTAATTGTCTTACAGGTATGTTTTGATCTTGATGCTTTTACAAAGCAGGTTGTTGGGACTCTTACCTTGTATCAGTTTCACTCCCTGTCTTAGATTTATGTTGTAATGAAAATTGGTAGAAACAGTCTTGGTATCATTGttgtataatttataaaagAGGGAGTATATAGTCATTTGCTTGTAGGAAAATGcttgaatttcttcaacttATCTGGCATTGTCACCtattgttgtaacttgtaattATTACTGATGAGGAAAGTAATAGCCTTTGTGTTAATCTTGATGAATTAGAAGCCTTTGTGTTATTCTCGATGAATCAGAAACAACCACGTTTAATCGAGGTTCAAAGAagtcattcattttaaaattttagtattttcttTATCGAGTCTACATCCTTGAGAAAACTCTACCGTACCATTTGTTTCATTCAAGTCAATGTCAGAAAGTGCTTCTTCTATGTAGATGATTGGCCAGTTAGTTATTCTCTATTGATAGAACAAGCACAAAAGAATATACACTGATATTAAGAGAGACTTAAAACCTAGTAAGTGCAGAGAAACTTAGGATAGCTCTATAGAGCTGTCACACTACAAAGAGGAAGTTAAGGAGCTAAGACCACATATTAAGTAGAAAATAAGAGGGAAAAATGTAGAGGGAAAGTGGAGAGGATCCTAACTCATAAATGTCCCTGCATAAATTAGAAATATCTAAAACAAATTCCAGTTATGCTTCATTAAACTGGTAGTATAATTGTAATGTAGTACAAAGCATACTAAACACTAGAACAACAGatcatatattaaataaaacttcatttctcttattctaaaagaaaagataaatcaACAGAGAAATAATGTATTGCAAtccttgaaagaaaaaaagctcTCACAACATATTTCATACATGATACATTACAAGGAACTCAaatctcaaataaaataacCAAGAATCTTGAATCGATAACTTtagatttcataaaaaataactgATGCTTCGTATACCATTATTAGAGAAAGACAAtacattattttcttcatttggaaCAGACGTGCCGCAACAGTTGTAAAAGTACACTTGAAGCAATCACCGGAAGCCAACCACCTAccaattaagaaaaaattattactaaatATGACTTAAGTTTTCTCTACTTAGTATGAAAGGACTACAACAAAAAAGCCTTTGAGGAAACTGAATGCTAAAAACTTATAATTATTGATATagtttttttagaaagaaaaagaaattccaAAAGAAAAGTAAAGTGAGGCAAATAGAGAAATTAATTTAGGAGATAAATGAGTTTGTACTTTGATGACTAACCTGAATCCTCTACAGTCGACTGAACTATAAAGCTGACTGCAGAGAATCCAGTTTGTTTGATGACAGAACCAAAACATATTACAAATTATTTGGAAGAAAAGTACCATACCTTAGTTCTTTGTCCTGAAGTATCGAACTGATTTGCCGCCAGCAGGATAAAACTTTACAAAGGGCACATGCTGAATGGTCCAGTGCTCTTTTCCTCCATTTGGAGCAATGCTTTGCACAAATTCAGTTGGCATATCCCAAATATTGAGAACTTTAAGCTTCTCTAAGTGTTGGATGCCGGTAGGTACAGTCTTGAGTTGGGTGTTACGCCATAACTCGAGCTTTCTAAGAGAACACAATGATCCTTTGTCAATGATGATGGAACGCAAGGAAGATGAATTTCCAATGTTTAGTTCCTTTAGTTTGTGAAACCCTCCATTTTGAAAATACAAACTTTCACCTTCATAACCATGGTGGCTGATATAGAGTGACAACAAGTGTTGCATATGTTTTAGTGATTCCATTGGATCATCTGTTAATTGGGAGCATTCCAACTTTAACTCAACAAGATTTTGTAGCTTTGGAATCCACTCTGGCAACTTCTCTAACTTCCCATACAGTCTAATATCTCGAAGCATTGGTGGACATGAAATCAAATGTAAATCAATATTGACTTCATTTGTGTTTGTTGGTTTTTCTCGAATATGTAGTTTCTCCAAGTGTTGCATCTCATTGACTAAAGAAGATAGAACACTTCCATGCTCTCTTCTAAGACGAACCAAGCCTAATTCTCTTAACTGCTTCAACTTTTTTAGCTCCTGGATTAGCTCTACTACTTCTTCTCCATCTAATACAACATATCGCAATGATTGTAAAGATGTCATGTCTCCAATACCATCCTTCAATTTAATGAAAGACATTGTATAACCTCGAAGATGTAGTAGCTTTCTAAGCTTGCTAATCTCTTTTGGCATCTCATGGATATCTGTACCTCTTACATCCAAAGTCTCTAGGTTTTGGAGCATGCCAATGGATTTTGGAAGACTTTTTACATCTGTGTTTCTAAAGCTCAAGTACTTCAAGTGAATCAAATTGCCTATATTCCTAGGAACAAAATCAAGGGATGTATCTTTAAAATCAAGCACTTTCAACAACTTGAATTTTGTAGTGATTTTATTTACAAATTCTTCAGTTATTTCTTTATCCGTGAAAACAAGCAGCGACCGAACATGTGAACCTTCAATACTTGCCATTAAATCATTAGAATTTGTTTCTATTGATAGACGGCGGAATTGTTTACTTAAGGATGACTGACTGTCTTCACTAATATGGCAGCAAAAACTTAAATccttaaatttttcaaagatCATCACACGTAATAGATCATGAACACGACAACTTTTAACTTTTCCATCAATATTAATCGAAGAGATTTGCACCAAACTTCTATTAATCAACTCTGATAAATAAGTTTCCGCAACTTCTTCTAATGTCTTCCCCCTTTCCTCTTTCACAAACCCTTCAGCTATCCACTGACGAAGTAGTATCTTAGATTCAATTTCATAGTCTTCTGGGTATAATCCAAAATACAACAAACATGATCTAAGATAGTAAGGCAAATCATTATAACTCAAACTTAAAATCTCTTTAATCCCAATTAAATTGGAATCCTTGTTTAGCTCTAAGAGTAGATTTTCACAAAACCTCTTCCACTCGATTGAATTTTTATCTCTTAAAGATAAAAGACCTCCGATGGCAACAATTGCTAGTGGTAAACCTTTGCAttttttaacaatatcataagATATATCAATGAGCTCTTTTGGACAACAACATTTGTCAAATTGAAATGCCTTCTTATTAAACAACTCCAGAGATTGTTCTTCAGTTAAAGGTTGCAACTCATGCACTTTGACTAACGAAGATCTCTTACAAGAAAGTGCAACATCTATATTCCTTGTTGTTATAAATATCTTACTTCcatttttattatcaattaCAGCAGATTCAATCTCATTCCAAAAATGCATGTTCCATACATCATCAAACACAACAACGTACCTCTTTTGCTGCAAGTAGTTTCTTACCTCATCGATTAATGACCCTCTATCCATTTCTGTAGGAATATCCCGAGGCAAAGACTTGTGAAACTTGCGCAACATGTCCCTCAACAACCCTTCTATACTGTATGATTGAGACACTGTGATCCATACACGACAATCAAAGTGTCCACAAACCTCCTTGCTATCAAAAACATTCTTGGCAAGAGTGGTTTTACCCTGCCCTCCCATTCCCACCACAGAGACAACAGTGCGCTCTACTCTTCCTTTTACCAACCAGCCGATCAATCTTTCTCTAGACTCTTGAAATCCCACAACGTCAATTTCCTCCATGTGAAGAGTATCCAATCGAGGGTCATACCATTTAGCATTTTGTATTCCACTTGATTCTTGAGGTTGGATTTGGAAGCCATATCTTTCACTTCTTTCCTTGATCATACAAACAGACGACTTAACTTCTTGAATCTTTGACCCAATTCGATGGCGAGGGATCAAAGTTTTGATCAATTGAACAATCTTATGGAGTGAATCTGGATATTTGGGATGACGAGGTTTTCGTGGTTCATAGATCATATATTCATCTATGATATCTTCTATACGAAAAGCTACTCCTATCACCTGCTTCACCCATATTTTGACCCCTTCACGGACGTTGTCTCCTTCAACTGCAGCTCTTTTTTCGGCGTCCTTAAGGAATGCTTGGATGCTTTCAAGTTCATCTTTGATGTATGCAAATTCCTTGTGGATGCCTCCAAGCAAATTGGCTTCTTTCCTTAACAGTGGAAGCAGTTGCTGAATAGCCAAACTCACAGCCATTTCAGCCATTGCAGTCAACCTCTCACTTTTgcagttttgaatttttggttAGATGAAGATTTTGTTTCATCCCTATTTTGATTTGCTTGCTGAATTGGTTATCTAGTGGGagtaaataaatttgatttgaatgtttcaattttattttcaggcTTATAATATATTCCACGAGTAGTGTCCAAACAAGAGTCATTAGGTTCACGCATGTGATGAGTGGTTATAATATTGACAGGGATTATATAGGTGGAAAATGTTAATGGATAGCACTTGGGTGACGGAAAACAATTGGGTGACATTGGGGATGCCACCGCAATGTCACACGtgtataaaaagataaaaaaatttgcaagtgagagagaaaaaaccataattttttttttttacacttctGACATTGTGGTTGATCAATGTCACATGACATTGATACCTCAgtgtcacccaagtgctaccccttcgatgacattgtggttgacaatgtcataaatgtaaaaaaaaaaaaccttataaaagagagagaagaaagttaCATTACGGTTGGTCAATATTACCGACCACAATGTCCCCCAGTGCTACTCGAATGTTTATAATAAATGAATTATGTACGTGGATGCTCATAATAATACACAGGGTATATAATACAGTCTTTTTAATTGACCATGATACTTCATaaatattgtgatttttttatttatttttactctCCATGTCATGTGATACCTTGAATATTTGGATCCTCTATAGCGGCGGGTTCACAATACATCAGACCAAGAACAGAGCGGGACTATCAAGTTGCATAGGTCAAATTAAAAGTCTAATTTAGATatttgtctttaattttttttcaagaagataaaatggaattattttatctaccaaaaaaaatagaattatattATTAACTAACATTTTTCTGCATAAGAAGTGCTAAAGGAAGTAAAGAGAAGAGTATAATTACATAACCAGacaattacaaaaacaaaaaaacaaggcTAAGAAAAACAATTACGAGCATAATAGAGGATTGATCCACCACACGTGGTAACTAAAAGTAAAGTTGACATGTTTCATCTTTGGCCATCCATAAGAATGTGGCTTAATTTTGTCAAGCAAGTGGTGAATAGTATCATCTTTATTCTTGAATATTCTGTTATATCGCTCTTGACAAATAATCCAAAGGAAAACCAGCAAAAAAAGAAGCTCAAGTTTGGATTTCAATAAACCACCCAAAACACTAAATTGGGTCATGTGTTCCGAAATACGGTATGGAACTACCATGGCGAAAAAGgtcaaagaagaaaaagatggaTCGTGTCGTCTAGATTACCACAATTTCCCACGCAGGATTGAGCAGTAGCCGGGATCAACCCCTCTTGTTTAAATTGTCTTTTGTTGAAAAGATGCGAAAAAGACGCCACCAAATTGATCTCCCTTCCCCTTCCATACACAACATAAGACCATCCTTTCCAAATTTGGTTGAAAGAACTCTATACCATAAACTACATCGCCCCTTCTttaacctccaacaccatttacctacCAGAGCCATATCAAATTTCCTTATCCGCTTAACCCCCAACCCCCTTTCTCTTTGTTAGAGCAAGCAATATCCCAATTTATTCAAGTAATTGTTTGGAAGTCATTGCTAAGAAAAACCTGATTCTCATTTTATGTTGGATTTTAATGTGAGTAGTCTATCCAACCCCTACTTTCTTAGTTATTTTTTTCCAGTGAAGTACCAATAACAAGTCAGTATGTTTAATGCAAATTTCGGTTATGTTTAAACCTGTAAAATTGTAACATAGTACAAAGCAATGATATGAAAAATACTGTCAATTAAATAAATCAGGAAGACACACTAGAACAACAAATTATAAAGGCTTAAACAACTTtctggtcctttatctttatttcgGTATTCATATTGTtcccttatttaaaaaaagatgcAATGTACATGGCATGTAAGTTAACATCTCATTCTTTCCACTTTACCAATTCCCctataaatcaaaattaaggTTCATTGAAACCCACATATCCCCAATTTCTTCGACCCAAATTAGAGATTTCAACCAATCTTTTTTTCCATTTGAGCAAACATGTCAAGTTCACGAGTGttcctcatcttcttcctttctgAAATCATTGAACAATGATGCATAGGGTGGATCCAACAGAAACTCACTTGGATCTCGTACTTCAAAACATGAATTCACATGAAAAAGACCTATGTAATaccaattaaacaaattaaaagaccTATTTGcacattattttaataaaggGGCCAATATGAACCCCAAAATAAAGATAACAGttcaaaaagttgtttaagccaattataaattacataaaacTTCACTTTAAGAGAGAAATAAGGTCTTACAATCCTTGAAAGCAAAAAGCTCTCAACATTAGGCGTACATAAATTTAATACATAATAAACAACTCAAATCACAAACACAGGATCTTGAATCAATTACATAGAGGTTTCATGTACCATTATTAAAGACAGACAacacattcttttttattttttatttttaaagagactaaaatgagatatatattacCACAGGCTTTCCGAGCTCAAGATGAACCGAGGAAGTAAAACCTAAAAATGAAAACACCGTATATACTATAATTACAAAAACAAGGGCCAGCACCAGAGAACAACTAATTACACCACAACACATTCTTTTTTTCACTAGAACAAAAGTTCCAAATCATGAACATAATCAGCCCCCTGTTGTAAAAGTCCACTTTTCGTTTTACATCACACTAGAAGCCAACCACCTACAGATTAACAACAAAATAGCTCTTGAGGTCACAGTACAATAAAActgttttaaaaatacaaagaggAATGCTACAGAAGAAAGTGTTCACCTTTTTCCCTCCTTGAAATTCAATGGCATATGCTTTGAAACTCCTTAGTCCTTAAAGTTTAGGATAAATATCTACACATGGCATATCCCAAACATCGAGAACTTCAAGCTTTTCTAAGTGTCGGATGCCATCTGGAACCGTCTTGAGGTTGGGGATGCTAGATAACTCGAACTTTTTTAGAGAATGTAGCGCTCCTTTGTCGATGAAAATTGAATGCAAGTTAGGCGATTCTCTAATATATAGTTCCTTTAGATTTTGCAACCCTCCATCGTGAAAATGTAAACTTTCACCTTCATAagcattgttgatgattgaGAGGGACAACAAGTTTTGCAGATTTTCAAGCGACTTTATTGGATCTTCAATTAAACCGGAGCGTCTTAACATCAATTCAACCAGATTTTGAAACTTGGGAATCCATTCTGGAAACTTCGTCAACTTTGCTCGCGTTTTAAGAGTTCGAAGCATAGGAGGGGATGAAACCAAATGAAAATCAATAACATCATGAACATAAACAGAGTAGTATCCAAATTTTTTCCCAATGCGTAGTTTCTCCAAGTGTCGCAGCTCATTCAATACGGAAGATAAAGCGCTTCCATGTTCTCTTCTAACACCAACCAAACCCAATTTCCTTAACTGCCTCAACTTTCCCAACTCCTTAATTAACTCTATTCCATCCTCATAATTGCTATCTATTTCCACCTCACTTAGCGTTTGTAGCGATTCCATGCCTCCTATACAACCCTTCAATTGAAACAAAGAGATTTTGTAACCACAAAAATGTCGCAGCTTTCTGAACATTCTAGTCTCCTTTGGTATATCATAGAACCTAACATTAACCCCCCTTAGATCCAAGGTCTCTAGGTTTTGGAGCATGGCAATTGATTTGGAAAGATATACGTATCCATCCCCCGAAGAATTCTTGCAGCTTAAATATTTCAAGTGGATCAAACTTCTCAAATCTTCATCACCCATAAACCaattatcattttcaaaatgaagCACCTTCAATCGCCTACATTTTGTATAGAACTTCCTCAGAGAGCATCGGTCTAAATTTTCTGTGAAAACCATTAGTGACCGAacacttgagttttttttagtgCATGCCATAAAATCATTGGAATTGGTTGCTATTGATAGGCGTCGAGTAACTTCACTTAAAGATGAATGACAATCTTCACTAATATACTTGCAAAAACTTAGATCCTCACACTTTTCAAGTATCATCATACGTATTAGATCATGAACGcaacaactttttgtttttccatCGATTCTTAGTGAAGATACTTGCACCAAACTTCTATGGATCAACTCTGTTAAGTATCCTTCTGCAACTTCTTCCAAAGTATTCCCCCTTTCTTCTTTTACAAACCCTTCAGCTATCCATTGCCGAATCAATCTCTTTGAATCAACTTTATAATCTTCTGGATATAATCCAAAATACAATAAACATGATTTAAGATGAAGAGGCAAATCATCATAGCTGaaacctaatatttttttaatccctATCAAATTGGGATCCTTCTTTAGCTCTAAAGTCATATTTTCATTAAAAGTCATATTTTCATTAAATCTCCGCCAATCAAATGCATTTTTCAACTTTGTAGATAAAAGACCACCAACGGCTACAATTGCTAGTGGTAAACCCTTGCATTTTCTAGCAATTTCGGAAGATATATCAATTAGATCTTTTGGACAACTTCCATCAAAGTCAAATCGAAATACCTTCTTATTGAACAACTCAAAAGATTGTTCCTCAGTTAAAGGTTGTAGTTCATGCACCTCAATAAAAGaagattttttacaataaatagCAACATCCATACTTCTTGTTGTAATCAATATCTTACTCCCATTTTTATTATCAATCACAACATGCTCTATTTCATTCCAAAAATCTATGGTCCATACATCATCAAATACAAAAACATACCTCTTTTGTTGCAAGTGGTTTCTCAACTTAGAAATCAATGACCCTAGATCCATTTCAGAGATATCTTGAGAAGGGTCGTCTCCTTTTTGTTGGTAAATCTCCTTCAACATGTATCTCAGCAACCCCTCTATATCGTATGATTGTGACACTGTGACCCATACACGATATTCGAAGTGTCCCATGACCTCTTTGCTGTCGAAAACCTTTTTGGCAAGAGTGGATTTTCCTTGTCCTCCCATTCCTACCACAGAGATGACAGTTCGCTCTTCTCTTCCATCCACCAACAATCCAATCAATCTATTTTTGGGTTCTTGAAAGCCTACAATTTCagattcatcaatatataaagcAGCCATTCGAGGGTCATGCCATTTCGCCTTTTGGCTTCCTCTAAAGTGGCTTGATCCTTGTTCAATAGAAGGTTGGATTTGGAAGCCATACCTTTCACTTCTTTCCTTGATCCCATGCACAGATGACTTAATGCCTTGAATCTTGGACGCTATTCGATGGCGAGGGATCATAGTTTTGACTAAGTGACTAATATTATGGAGTAAAGCCATACACCCAAGATTACGAGGCTGTTGTCTCACATGGATcatataatcatcaatgatGTCTTCTATGCGAAAGGTTGTTTCTCTAACTTGTTTCACCCATGTTTTGACTCCTTCACTAGTGTTATCTTCTTCACCTGCAGCTCTTCTATCAGCATCCTTAAGGAAGGCTTGGATGCTTTCAAGTTCATCTTTAATGTCTGCAAATTCTTTGTGAATGCCATTGAGCAAACTGGCTTCTTCCCTTAACAATGGAAGTAATTGGTCAACTGCAAAAGACACTGCAATTTCTGCCATTTTAGTCAAGTTCTGATTTGTGTTTTGGTGATATGAAAATTGTATTTCTCAAgacttattatatatatatatatatatcacctTCTACTAGGAATATAATTTGACTTTGTCATTGTACAATATTGTTTAAGAAAGACGTGTATGcattgatgtttaagttgagaCTTTCTATGTATTTTCTTAGACTAGAGCTTCTTGTGAATCATATGATCCAACGGACCTATAAAAGTAAttgaacattattttttattttctgttatattAGAGgtccaaaaacaaatttaaaagacGACCTTGGTATGAATGTCTTTGTAGGAAAAGGGTGATGAGTTTCGTCGTAGATTGCCGACATAATTACTATATCAAACGTTAAATTCTGGTTGCAGTTAAGGCCACTATAATTGATGGCATGTTGTGATGCATGCATATTGTAGTCTTTGTAGcgtgaattttgtttttattagcaTCAGCAtagaatattataatttattatttttttataccttacatatcttatcttatatgtAATATCTATCTCATTTTTAAGGGAGCTTTTACGGTGCAGTCAggaaactgatttttttgaaaaagttaattttgattttaatgtttgattcatttttaaatagttgattactgattaatgatcaatagtaattcatctagtaatgcttgcaacatcttggacttacatgtactattttatcgttgacatCTTTAACATCCAAACagattt
It encodes:
- the LOC25489067 gene encoding disease resistance protein RPM1, whose protein sequence is MAEMAVSLAIQQLLPLLRKEANLLGGIHKEFAYIKDELESIQAFLKDAEKRAAVEGDNVREGVKIWVKQVIGVAFRIEDIIDEYMIYEPRKPRHPKYPDSLHKIVQLIKTLIPRHRIGSKIQEVKSSVCMIKERSERYGFQIQPQESSGIQNAKWYDPRLDTLHMEEIDVVGFQESRERLIGWLVKGRVERTVVSVVGMGGQGKTTLAKNVFDSKEVCGHFDCRVWITVSQSYSIEGLLRDMLRKFHKSLPRDIPTEMDRGSLIDEVRNYLQQKRYVVVFDDVWNMHFWNEIESAVIDNKNGSKIFITTRNIDVALSCKRSSLVKVHELQPLTEEQSLELFNKKAFQFDKCCCPKELIDISYDIVKKCKGLPLAIVAIGGLLSLRDKNSIEWKRFCENLLLELNKDSNLIGIKEILSLSYNDLPYYLRSCLLYFGLYPEDYEIESKILLRQWIAEGFVKEERGKTLEEVAETYLSELINRSLVQISSINIDGKVKSCRVHDLLRVMIFEKFKDLSFCCHISEDSQSSLSKQFRRLSIETNSNDLMASIEGSHVRSLLVFTDKEITEEFVNKITTKFKLLKVLDFKDTSLDFVPRNIGNLIHLKYLSFRNTDVKSLPKSIGMLQNLETLDVRGTDIHEMPKEISKLRKLLHLRGYTMSFIKLKDGIGDMTSLQSLRYVVLDGEEVVELIQELKKLKQLRELGLVRLRREHGSVLSSLVNEMQHLEKLHIREKPTNTNEVNIDLHLISCPPMLRDIRLYGKLEKLPEWIPKLQNLVELKLECSQLTDDPMESLKHMQHLLSLYISHHGYEGESLYFQNGGFHKLKELNIGNSSSLRSIIIDKGSLCSLRKLELWRNTQLKTVPTGIQHLEKLKVLNIWDMPTEFVQSIAPNGGKEHWTIQHVPFVKFYPAGGKSVRYFRTKN
- the LOC25489068 gene encoding disease resistance protein RPM1 isoform X2; this translates as MGSRKEVKGFQEPKNRLIGLLVDGREERTVISVVGMGGQGKSTLAKKVFDSKEVMGHFEYRVWVTVSQSYDIEGLLRYMLKEIYQQKGDDPSQDISEMDLGSLISKLRNHLQQKRYVFVFDDVWTIDFWNEIEHVVIDNKNGSKILITTRSMDVAIYCKKSSFIEVHELQPLTEEQSFELFNKKVFRFDFDGSCPKDLIDISSEIARKCKGLPLAIVAVGGLLSTKLKNAFDWRRFNENMTFNENMTLELKKDPNLIGIKKILGFSYDDLPLHLKSCLLYFGLYPEDYKVDSKRLIRQWIAEGFVKEERGNTLEEVAEGYLTELIHRSLVQVSSLRIDGKTKSCCVHDLIRMMILEKCEDLSFCKYISEDCHSSLSEVTRRLSIATNSNDFMACTKKNSSVRSLMVFTENLDRCSLRKFYTKCRRLKVLHFENDNWFMGDEDLRSLIHLKYLSCKNSSGDGYVYLSKSIAMLQNLETLDLRGVNVRFYDIPKETRMFRKLRHFCGYKISLFQLKGCIGGMESLQTLSEVEIDSNYEDGIELIKELGKLRQLRKLGLVGVRREHGSALSSVLNELRHLEKLRIGKKFGYYSVYVHDVIDFHLVSSPPMLRTLKTRAKLTKFPEWIPKFQNLVELMLRRSGLIEDPIKSLENLQNLLSLSIINNAYEGESLHFHDGGLQNLKELYIRESPNLHSIFIDKGALHSLKKFELSSIPNLKTVPDGIRHLEKLEVLDVWDMPCVDIYPKL
- the LOC25489068 gene encoding disease resistance protein RPM1 isoform X1; protein product: MAEIAVSFAVDQLLPLLREEASLLNGIHKEFADIKDELESIQAFLKDADRRAAGEEDNTSEGVKTWVKQVRETTFRIEDIIDDYMIHVRQQPRNLGCMALLHNISHLVKTMIPRHRIASKIQGIKSSVHGIKERSERYGFQIQPSIEQGSSHFRGSQKAKWHDPRMAALYIDESEIVGFQEPKNRLIGLLVDGREERTVISVVGMGGQGKSTLAKKVFDSKEVMGHFEYRVWVTVSQSYDIEGLLRYMLKEIYQQKGDDPSQDISEMDLGSLISKLRNHLQQKRYVFVFDDVWTIDFWNEIEHVVIDNKNGSKILITTRSMDVAIYCKKSSFIEVHELQPLTEEQSFELFNKKVFRFDFDGSCPKDLIDISSEIARKCKGLPLAIVAVGGLLSTKLKNAFDWRRFNENMTFNENMTLELKKDPNLIGIKKILGFSYDDLPLHLKSCLLYFGLYPEDYKVDSKRLIRQWIAEGFVKEERGNTLEEVAEGYLTELIHRSLVQVSSLRIDGKTKSCCVHDLIRMMILEKCEDLSFCKYISEDCHSSLSEVTRRLSIATNSNDFMACTKKNSSVRSLMVFTENLDRCSLRKFYTKCRRLKVLHFENDNWFMGDEDLRSLIHLKYLSCKNSSGDGYVYLSKSIAMLQNLETLDLRGVNVRFYDIPKETRMFRKLRHFCGYKISLFQLKGCIGGMESLQTLSEVEIDSNYEDGIELIKELGKLRQLRKLGLVGVRREHGSALSSVLNELRHLEKLRIGKKFGYYSVYVHDVIDFHLVSSPPMLRTLKTRAKLTKFPEWIPKFQNLVELMLRRSGLIEDPIKSLENLQNLLSLSIINNAYEGESLHFHDGGLQNLKELYIRESPNLHSIFIDKGALHSLKKFELSSIPNLKTVPDGIRHLEKLEVLDVWDMPCVDIYPKL